GTTCATGTCGTAGTTGTCGCGCAGCACCGTGCCGAAGTGCGAGCTGCACCGGCCGACGAGGCCGTCGTTCGCCTCGCTGTAGAAGAACGAGGCCAGCTTCAGCGAGTAGTCGGACACGTCGAGCAGGTTGGTGAAGGGGTCCGTGCCGGACCAGGAGTAGTAGCGCTGGCCGTTGGTGCCCGTCGCGGCGCCCTGGCCGCAGCTACTGGAGGGGATGCCCGCGGGGTACTTCTGGTTGAGCCGCGCGGTGCCCGGCTTGCTCAGCGCCTCGAGCGCGCCAATGGCGTTCTGCGGGTTCGTCTTGCCCGACAGCAGGCCCAGGACGGTGCCCAGGTTGTTGGCGAAGTGGGCCAGGACGCGCTCCGTGAAGGAACCACCCTGGAGGTTGCCGCGCAGGTAGTCCGCCAGGTCCGCGCCCTTGTGCGGCGAGCCGACCGTCGTGACGGAGGCCACCAGGTCCGGCCGCACCGCCGCCACGTAGCGCACGTCCAGGCCGCCGTGGCTGTGGCCAATGAGGTTCACCTTGCCCTTGCCGCTGCGCGCGACGATGTCCTTCACCTGCGCCAGCAGCGCCTCGCCGCGCTGCTCCGTGGTGTTGAACTGCGGCACGCTCGTCACGTACACCGTCGCCCCGCTCGAACGCAGGTCGGAGCCAATGCCGTAGAAGTAGTCGTAGACGCCAAACAGCGAGTCAAAGCCCGCCATGCCGTGCGCGAGCACGATGGGGTAGCGAGTCTGGGCGTACGTGTTCGCGTGAGCGGGCTTCGCCCACAACCCAAGTGCAGCGACAGCCAGAACCAGTGTCCGGACAGCGTTTCGCATGATGAGGGGCTCCTGTTTGGGGGAGCGGGCCCGTTACGGATTGACCCGCGAGTCAACGGCGTAGGCCAATCACAGACGAAGATCAAGGCACCTCCCGCATTATGGGAAAAGCATGCGAGGCCGGGTGTCACATGGCCTTGTCGTATTGCGTCAAAGAAATGCGACGCGATGCGTTGATTTCCCTCGTGCGAGACATGATGGCGCGGTGCGTTGTTTGCGGCCGATACACGTTGTCGCGAGCGACCCGTCCCCGCGCTCCCGTCGCGACAGGGGTGGAGGTCGGCCCGCACCCTGTCTCATCGTGCTACGGGTTTTGCCTCAGCGGGTGCGGCGGGTGGGGCCTCGGGAAAGCCTCGCTCACGCAGCAGCGCGCCCGCGTCGGCATCGCGGCCTCGGAAGGCGCGGTAGCCCTCGAACGGGTCGACGGTGTTGCCCACGGACAGCACGTGCTGGCGCAGGCGGTTCGCGGCCTGGCGGACCTGGGGCCGCGTCTTGCCGGCGAACGCGTCATAGGCATCCGCGGCCAGGACATCCGCCCACAGGTAGCGGTAGTAGCCGGCTGCGTAGGCGTTGCTGGCGAAGACATGCCCGAAGTGGGCCATGCGAAAGCGCATG
This genomic window from Myxococcus hansupus contains:
- a CDS encoding lipase family alpha/beta hydrolase, which produces MRNAVRTLVLAVAALGLWAKPAHANTYAQTRYPIVLAHGMAGFDSLFGVYDYFYGIGSDLRSSGATVYVTSVPQFNTTEQRGEALLAQVKDIVARSGKGKVNLIGHSHGGLDVRYVAAVRPDLVASVTTVGSPHKGADLADYLRGNLQGGSFTERVLAHFANNLGTVLGLLSGKTNPQNAIGALEALSKPGTARLNQKYPAGIPSSSCGQGAATGTNGQRYYSWSGTDPFTNLLDVSDYSLKLASFFYSEANDGLVGRCSSHFGTVLRDNYDMNHLDEVNQVLGLTAFFTNPKTVFRGQANRLKGLGL